Proteins co-encoded in one Betaproteobacteria bacterium genomic window:
- the yhbY gene encoding ribosome assembly RNA-binding protein YhbY: protein MPLTAAQRKSLKARAHALQPVVLIGGNGLTEAVLKEIDASLKAHELIKVHVAGEDKQTRELLQAEICGQVSAEPVQAIGRMLVIYREKPASGTQGSKASSRRRTPRQTKRSFQGHE from the coding sequence ATGCCCCTCACAGCCGCCCAGCGCAAGTCCCTCAAGGCCAGAGCCCATGCCCTGCAACCCGTCGTCCTGATCGGGGGTAACGGACTGACGGAGGCGGTACTTAAGGAAATCGACGCCTCGCTGAAGGCGCACGAACTCATCAAGGTTCACGTCGCGGGAGAAGACAAGCAAACCCGTGAACTCCTCCAGGCGGAAATCTGCGGCCAGGTCTCCGCGGAACCGGTCCAGGCGATCGGAAGGATGCTCGTCATCTACCGGGAGAAGCCGGCGTCGGGCACCCAGGGGTCGAAGGCGTCTTCGAGGCGGCGCACGCCGCGCCAGACCAAGCGCAGCTTCCAGGGGCACGAGTAG
- a CDS encoding NAD kinase: MENFRTIALIGKYKSPEIAGPLLDLAAFLEDRGRSVVVDPLTAVHIGDHRRLVLSLEDIGRQADLAIVIGGDGTMLNIARTLAPYDVALVGVNVGRLGFLTDVSMDTMFETFAEMLDGRYVVETRMLLQSEVRREGARVMDVVAFNDVSINKGAEGSLIELEVMVNGQYVYDLRADGLIVASPTGSTAYAMSAGGPIVHPSLSVFSLVPVCPHTLSNRPIIVSSESVIEILVRGAADARAHFDSHSHCELKEGDKVFVRRCPEKIRLLHPSNHDYYHMLREKLHWSEKPGR; the protein is encoded by the coding sequence ATGGAGAACTTCCGCACCATTGCCCTGATCGGCAAGTACAAGAGTCCAGAGATTGCCGGCCCCCTCCTGGATCTCGCCGCCTTCCTGGAAGACCGCGGCCGTTCCGTCGTGGTGGACCCGCTCACGGCCGTGCATATCGGCGACCACCGCCGGCTGGTGCTTTCGCTGGAGGACATCGGCAGGCAGGCCGACCTTGCGATCGTGATCGGCGGTGACGGGACCATGCTCAACATCGCCCGCACGCTCGCGCCCTACGACGTGGCGCTTGTCGGCGTGAACGTGGGCCGCCTCGGTTTCCTCACCGACGTATCCATGGACACCATGTTCGAGACGTTCGCCGAGATGCTGGACGGGCGCTACGTGGTCGAGACCCGGATGCTGCTGCAGTCGGAGGTGCGGCGCGAAGGCGCGAGGGTGATGGATGTCGTGGCCTTCAACGACGTCTCCATCAACAAGGGCGCGGAGGGCAGCCTGATCGAGCTGGAGGTCATGGTCAATGGACAGTACGTCTACGATCTGCGGGCCGATGGACTGATCGTCGCGTCGCCCACCGGCTCCACGGCCTACGCGATGTCTGCGGGCGGGCCGATCGTTCATCCCTCGCTGTCGGTCTTTTCTCTTGTCCCGGTCTGTCCGCACACCCTGTCCAACCGGCCGATCATCGTCTCGTCGGAATCCGTGATCGAGATCCTGGTCCGCGGCGCTGCCGATGCGCGGGCTCATTTCGACAGCCATTCGCATTGCGAGCTGAAGGAAGGCGACAAGGTCTTCGTGCGCCGCTGTCCCGAGAAGATCCGCCTGCTGCATCCGTCGAACCACGACTACTACCACATGCTCCGGGAGAAGCTTCACTGGAGCGAGAAGCCCGGACGCTAG
- a CDS encoding outer membrane protein assembly factor BamE has protein sequence MTASSKGVAARLALWLAFVFLPVASGCAVYRIDIQQGNVVTQEMISKLRPDMTRQQVKYVMGTPLVADTFHPDRWDYFYKFDKAGNPRDRRQLTLVFDGDKLKKILGDVTAAPGLVDSAGTTEAPGTANKPLPRDH, from the coding sequence ATGACGGCATCTTCGAAGGGTGTGGCCGCGCGCCTCGCCCTGTGGTTGGCTTTTGTCTTCCTTCCGGTGGCGTCGGGTTGTGCCGTCTACCGCATCGACATCCAGCAGGGCAATGTCGTGACCCAGGAAATGATCTCCAAGTTGCGGCCGGACATGACGCGGCAGCAGGTGAAATACGTGATGGGGACGCCCCTCGTCGCAGACACGTTCCATCCCGATCGCTGGGACTATTTCTACAAGTTCGACAAGGCCGGCAATCCGCGGGACCGTCGGCAGCTCACCCTCGTCTTCGACGGCGACAAGCTGAAGAAGATCCTGGGAGACGTGACGGCCGCGCCGGGTCTGGTCGATTCCGCAGGTACCACCGAAGCACCCGGCACGGCGAACAAGCCACTGCCCAGGGACCATTGA
- the greA gene encoding transcription elongation factor GreA, with protein MAKIPLTVIGAEKLRQELHTLKTVERQKVIAAIAEARAQGDLSENAEYDAAKERQSFIEGRIAELEGKISNAQIIDPKLLDADGRCVFGATVDLQDLSNDEEVTYQIVGDDEADIKDGKISISSPTARALIGKSAGDVAEVVAPGGIKEYEILDVKYI; from the coding sequence TTGGCCAAGATCCCGCTCACCGTCATCGGCGCCGAGAAGCTGCGGCAGGAACTGCATACCCTCAAGACAGTCGAGAGGCAGAAGGTGATTGCCGCGATCGCCGAAGCACGAGCCCAGGGCGATCTGTCGGAGAATGCGGAATACGACGCCGCGAAGGAGCGTCAAAGCTTCATCGAGGGCAGGATCGCCGAGCTGGAAGGCAAGATCTCCAACGCCCAGATCATCGATCCCAAGCTGCTGGATGCCGACGGCCGGTGCGTGTTCGGCGCCACGGTCGATCTGCAGGATCTTTCGAACGACGAAGAGGTCACTTACCAGATCGTGGGTGATGACGAAGCGGACATCAAGGACGGGAAGATCTCCATCAGCTCGCCCACCGCACGGGCGCTGATCGGCAAGTCGGCGGGAGATGTCGCGGAGGTTGTGGCACCCGGGGGCATCAAGGAATACGAGATCCTCGACGTGAAATACATATGA
- the carA gene encoding glutamine-hydrolyzing carbamoyl-phosphate synthase small subunit — protein MFPCCACSEDLKVSDRQPALLALADGTVFRGDSIGAAGLSVGEVVFNTAMTGYQEILTDPSYARQIVTLTYPHVGNTGVNEEDEEAGRVHAAGLVIRDLPLLASNWRMQQPLPEYLASRNVVAIAGIDTRKLTRILRDKGAQAGCLMAGSIDEGRAIAEARVFPGLAGMDLAKVVSCTEPFEWKATSWTLTHGHGELDKPRHHVVAFDYGVKRNILRMLADRGCRLTVLPAQSTARDALALKPDGIFLSNGPGDPEPCDYAIRAIRELMATGLPTFGICLGHQLMGLASGARTRKMKFGHHGANHPVQDLESGRVVITSQNHGFAVDPDTLPPSAKVTHVSLFDGSLQGFARIDVPAFCFQGHPEASPGPHDIGYLFDRFVGLMEARR, from the coding sequence ATGTTTCCCTGTTGCGCATGTTCCGAGGATCTCAAAGTGTCTGACCGCCAGCCCGCCCTTCTTGCGCTCGCCGATGGGACGGTGTTCCGGGGAGACTCCATCGGAGCGGCCGGACTGTCGGTGGGCGAGGTCGTCTTCAACACGGCGATGACGGGGTACCAGGAAATCCTGACCGACCCTTCCTATGCCCGCCAGATCGTCACGCTGACGTACCCTCATGTCGGCAACACCGGGGTAAACGAGGAGGACGAGGAGGCAGGCCGCGTGCACGCCGCGGGTCTGGTCATCCGGGACCTGCCGCTGCTCGCCTCCAACTGGCGGATGCAGCAGCCCCTTCCGGAGTACCTGGCAAGCCGGAACGTCGTGGCCATCGCAGGCATCGATACACGCAAGCTGACACGGATCCTTCGCGACAAGGGCGCGCAGGCAGGATGCCTGATGGCGGGATCCATCGATGAAGGTCGTGCCATTGCGGAGGCACGGGTCTTCCCCGGCCTGGCGGGCATGGACCTGGCCAAGGTGGTGAGCTGCACGGAGCCGTTCGAGTGGAAGGCCACCAGCTGGACGCTGACCCATGGACATGGGGAACTCGACAAGCCCCGGCACCACGTGGTGGCGTTCGACTATGGCGTGAAGCGGAACATCCTGCGCATGCTCGCGGATCGCGGATGCCGGCTGACCGTGCTTCCGGCCCAGTCGACCGCACGCGACGCGCTGGCGCTCAAGCCGGACGGCATCTTTCTTTCGAACGGCCCGGGGGATCCGGAGCCGTGCGACTACGCGATCCGGGCGATCCGCGAGCTGATGGCGACCGGTCTGCCCACTTTCGGAATCTGCCTGGGCCATCAGCTCATGGGCCTGGCGAGCGGAGCTCGGACGCGCAAGATGAAGTTCGGGCATCACGGCGCCAATCATCCGGTGCAGGACCTCGAATCGGGCCGCGTCGTCATCACGAGCCAGAACCACGGTTTCGCAGTCGATCCGGATACGCTGCCTCCCAGCGCCAAGGTGACGCACGTGTCACTGTTCGACGGATCGCTCCAGGGTTTCGCCCGCATCGACGTGCCCGCGTTCTGCTTCCAGGGCCACCCGGAAGCGAGCCCCGGCCCCCACGATATCGGTTACCTGTTCGACCGCTTCGTCGGACTCATGGAGGCGAGGCGATAG
- the fur gene encoding ferric iron uptake transcriptional regulator codes for MPNRTPNDLKTMGLKATLPRLKILNLFETSEERHLTAEDVYKILLAEGMDIGLATIYRVLTQFEQAGILARHHFESGKAVFELNEGGHHDHLVCLQCGHVEEFYDSEIEKRQDAIARDRGFSIHEHSLQLYAYCNRPNCPNRKSGVHRSFSDDSSTEG; via the coding sequence ATGCCGAACCGAACCCCGAACGACCTCAAGACGATGGGCCTCAAGGCGACGCTGCCGCGGCTCAAGATACTGAACCTCTTCGAAACCAGCGAGGAGCGCCATCTCACGGCAGAGGACGTCTACAAGATCCTGCTGGCCGAGGGAATGGACATCGGTCTGGCCACGATCTACCGTGTGCTCACTCAGTTCGAACAGGCAGGAATCCTGGCGCGCCATCACTTCGAAAGCGGTAAGGCCGTGTTCGAACTGAATGAAGGCGGTCACCACGATCACCTGGTGTGCCTGCAGTGCGGGCACGTGGAGGAGTTCTACGACTCCGAAATCGAGAAGCGGCAGGACGCCATCGCGCGGGATCGCGGCTTCTCCATCCACGAGCACTCGCTTCAGCTCTACGCCTACTGCAACCGGCCGAATTGCCCGAACCGCAAGTCAGGCGTGCACCGCTCCTTCAGCGACGATTCGTCCACCGAGGGCTGA
- the dapB gene encoding 4-hydroxy-tetrahydrodipicolinate reductase translates to MSLKIVIAGSTGRMGRALIESIAAEDGLKLHAALERPGVPGIGQDAGEFAGVRSGVLIATDVEAAVRGADVLIDFTRPEATLHHAEACARNGVRMVVGTTGFSAEQKQRLAELAKANAMVMAPNMSVGVNVLLRLIEVAAKTLGDGYDVEIIEAHHRHKVDAPSGTALRMGEAVAAALGRSLATDAIYGREGVTGERNPRTIGFATVRGGDIVGDHTVLFAGTGERVELTHKASSRATFAQGALRAARFVAGRQGGIFDMQDVLGLK, encoded by the coding sequence ATGTCGCTGAAGATCGTCATCGCAGGCAGCACCGGACGCATGGGCCGTGCCCTCATCGAATCGATTGCCGCAGAGGATGGTCTCAAGCTCCACGCGGCTCTCGAGCGTCCAGGGGTGCCGGGCATCGGCCAGGACGCCGGCGAATTCGCGGGCGTGCGCAGCGGTGTCCTGATCGCGACCGACGTGGAGGCCGCCGTTCGCGGGGCCGACGTGCTGATAGATTTCACCCGTCCCGAGGCCACGTTGCATCACGCAGAGGCGTGCGCGCGGAACGGGGTCCGCATGGTTGTCGGCACGACCGGATTCTCGGCGGAGCAGAAGCAGCGTCTTGCGGAGCTGGCGAAAGCGAACGCCATGGTCATGGCTCCCAACATGAGCGTCGGTGTCAACGTGCTGCTGCGCCTCATCGAAGTGGCGGCGAAGACGCTGGGTGACGGCTACGACGTGGAAATCATCGAGGCTCACCACCGGCACAAGGTCGACGCGCCCAGCGGCACGGCGCTACGGATGGGCGAGGCCGTGGCGGCCGCGCTTGGCCGCTCGCTTGCCACCGATGCCATCTACGGCCGCGAAGGGGTGACCGGGGAGCGCAATCCGCGGACCATCGGGTTCGCAACGGTCCGCGGCGGGGACATCGTTGGCGATCACACGGTGCTGTTCGCAGGCACGGGGGAACGGGTCGAACTCACCCACAAGGCGTCGAGCCGGGCGACCTTCGCCCAGGGAGCGCTGCGTGCCGCGCGTTTCGTGGCGGGAAGGCAGGGCGGCATTTTCGACATGCAGGACGTGCTGGGGCTCAAGTAG
- the recN gene encoding DNA repair protein RecN: protein MLTALSVQDFVIVDRLRLEFGRGFTVLTGETGAGKSILVDALLLALGGRADAGAVRPGREKAEASAEFDVSGVDPAREYLAANELAGEGGECILRRIVESGGRSRAYVNGRPVTATQLRELGELLVDIHGQHEHQTLMRPAAQRGLLDAYAGAAELALSVAERHRQWQEAREALQAAERGAQALAAERDRLSWQAEELSRVALTPAEWDELKEAHQRLSHAAALIEGSQAAAEVLSEGDDCLASALSGLRGRLEQLAHHDPALKEVVDLLASADIQLGEASRALRQYRSRLDLDPARLKELESRIESVTAAARKHRIRPEELAARLAECRRRLEELDHDLDAEALRKEAESRESGYRAAAEKLSSLRAKAVKSLGAAVTASMQQLAMAGGRFEVELKPADTPAAHGLETVEFRVSGHPGAPPAPVSKVASGGELARLSLALQTVTSRVAPVPTLVFDEVDSGIGGGVAEVVGRLLRQLGRDRQVFCITHLPQVAATAVHQWKVAKRVEKGVTLSVVEVLSEEARVEEVARMLGGVRITDTTRSHAREMLEAAGPD, encoded by the coding sequence ATGCTGACCGCTCTGAGCGTGCAGGACTTCGTGATCGTGGACCGGTTGCGTCTCGAGTTCGGGCGCGGCTTCACGGTGCTTACCGGAGAGACGGGGGCAGGCAAGTCGATTCTGGTGGATGCACTGCTGCTCGCGCTGGGCGGACGCGCCGATGCGGGCGCCGTCCGGCCGGGGCGGGAGAAGGCGGAAGCGAGCGCGGAGTTCGATGTCAGCGGTGTCGATCCGGCCCGCGAGTACCTCGCCGCCAACGAGCTTGCCGGGGAAGGCGGGGAGTGCATCCTGCGCAGGATCGTCGAATCGGGCGGCCGATCGCGGGCCTACGTCAATGGCCGGCCCGTGACCGCCACGCAGTTGCGGGAGCTGGGCGAACTCCTCGTGGATATCCACGGACAGCACGAACACCAGACATTGATGCGGCCCGCGGCGCAACGCGGCCTGCTCGATGCATACGCGGGGGCGGCCGAGCTGGCGCTGTCGGTGGCGGAACGCCACAGGCAATGGCAGGAGGCGCGCGAGGCACTGCAGGCGGCCGAGCGGGGCGCGCAGGCGTTGGCGGCCGAACGGGACCGCCTGTCCTGGCAGGCCGAAGAGCTCTCTCGCGTCGCACTGACCCCGGCCGAGTGGGACGAACTGAAGGAGGCCCATCAGCGGCTGTCGCACGCGGCGGCCCTCATCGAAGGATCGCAGGCGGCCGCGGAGGTTCTGTCGGAAGGCGACGATTGTCTCGCGAGCGCGCTGTCCGGATTGAGGGGCCGGCTGGAGCAGCTGGCGCATCACGATCCTGCGTTGAAAGAAGTGGTGGATCTTCTGGCGTCTGCAGACATACAGCTTGGCGAAGCGTCCCGTGCGCTCCGGCAGTACCGCTCGCGGCTGGATCTCGATCCCGCCCGGCTGAAGGAGCTCGAATCGCGCATCGAGTCGGTCACCGCGGCTGCGCGGAAGCACCGAATCCGTCCGGAGGAGCTGGCGGCGCGTCTGGCCGAATGCAGGCGCCGGCTGGAAGAGCTGGACCACGATCTGGACGCCGAAGCGCTGCGCAAGGAAGCCGAGTCGCGGGAATCGGGCTACCGGGCAGCGGCGGAAAAGCTCTCGTCACTGCGTGCGAAGGCTGTCAAATCCCTCGGCGCCGCAGTCACGGCGTCGATGCAGCAGCTCGCCATGGCGGGGGGGCGCTTCGAAGTGGAGCTGAAGCCGGCCGACACACCGGCCGCCCATGGACTGGAAACCGTGGAATTCCGCGTATCGGGTCATCCCGGGGCACCGCCTGCGCCGGTCTCCAAGGTGGCTTCGGGTGGCGAACTGGCCAGGCTGTCGCTCGCCCTGCAAACCGTGACCAGCCGCGTGGCGCCGGTGCCGACGCTCGTCTTCGACGAAGTGGATTCCGGCATCGGCGGTGGCGTTGCCGAAGTCGTGGGCAGGCTGCTGCGTCAGCTTGGCCGGGACCGTCAGGTTTTTTGCATCACCCACCTGCCGCAGGTGGCCGCCACCGCGGTGCATCAGTGGAAGGTCGCCAAGCGGGTGGAGAAGGGTGTGACGCTTTCCGTGGTCGAGGTGCTGTCCGAGGAGGCCCGGGTCGAGGAGGTCGCACGCATGCTGGGCGGAGTGCGCATCACGGACACCACGCGGTCCCACGCCCGCGAGATGCTGGAGGCCGCAGGGCCGGACTAG
- a CDS encoding RlmE family RNA methyltransferase, whose product MSRTKTSKAWMREHVTDAWVRKAKSDGYRSRAAFKLMQIDERDRILRAGAWVVDLGAAPGGWSQVAADRVGPTGRVVAVDLLEMAPLPGVRFVRGDFGDDGVLAQMESLLEGRRVDLVLSDMAPNLSGIAGVDQARGAYLAELALDFARTHLSSNGVMVVKVFHGEGFDALMREIRAGFRKVAVRKPEASRGRSSETYVVARDPVQNDAPEPSEREV is encoded by the coding sequence ATGAGCCGTACCAAGACGAGCAAGGCCTGGATGAGGGAACACGTCACGGACGCGTGGGTCCGGAAGGCCAAGTCCGACGGCTACCGGTCGCGCGCGGCCTTCAAGCTGATGCAGATCGACGAAAGGGACAGGATCCTGCGGGCCGGCGCCTGGGTCGTGGATCTGGGTGCGGCGCCGGGCGGGTGGTCCCAGGTGGCTGCCGACAGGGTCGGACCCACGGGACGCGTCGTCGCGGTCGATCTGTTGGAGATGGCGCCCTTGCCGGGTGTCCGGTTCGTCCGGGGAGATTTCGGCGACGACGGTGTGCTCGCGCAGATGGAATCGCTGCTCGAGGGCAGGCGGGTCGACCTTGTGCTATCGGACATGGCCCCCAACTTGAGTGGCATCGCGGGCGTGGACCAGGCCCGTGGCGCGTACCTCGCGGAGCTGGCTCTGGACTTTGCCAGGACGCATCTGTCGTCAAACGGCGTCATGGTGGTGAAGGTTTTCCATGGCGAGGGCTTCGATGCCCTCATGAGGGAGATCAGGGCCGGATTCCGGAAGGTCGCCGTCCGGAAGCCGGAGGCCTCCCGCGGGAGAAGCAGTGAAACCTATGTTGTCGCGCGCGATCCAGTGCAGAACGATGCCCCCGAGCCGTCGGAGCGGGAAGTTTGA
- a CDS encoding DUF4149 domain-containing protein yields the protein MFAALDQIAVALWAGGMWVTGYLVAPLLFHSAPDRQIAGNLAGTMFTGMAFVGLACAAFLLVHRLGTVGLKAMKQAFFWVVVLMTALVVAGQFGIQPILAGLKAQALPREVMESVFRDRFATWHGVASLLYVFQSLLAVFLVISSRR from the coding sequence ATCTTCGCCGCCCTCGACCAGATCGCCGTCGCCCTGTGGGCAGGGGGCATGTGGGTGACCGGATATCTCGTCGCCCCCCTGCTTTTTCATTCCGCGCCGGACAGACAGATCGCGGGCAATCTTGCCGGCACCATGTTCACGGGGATGGCGTTCGTGGGGCTTGCCTGCGCGGCATTTCTCCTGGTGCACCGCCTGGGAACCGTGGGACTCAAGGCGATGAAGCAGGCGTTCTTCTGGGTGGTTGTTCTCATGACCGCTCTGGTCGTCGCCGGCCAGTTCGGGATCCAGCCGATCCTTGCCGGACTCAAGGCTCAGGCCTTGCCGAGAGAGGTGATGGAGAGCGTCTTCCGCGACAGGTTCGCCACCTGGCACGGCGTGGCGAGCCTCCTTTATGTGTTCCAGAGCCTGCTGGCCGTATTCCTGGTCATTTCCAGCCGGCGGTGA
- the carB gene encoding carbamoyl-phosphate synthase large subunit, translated as MPKRTDIKSILIIGAGPIVIGQACEFDYSGAQACKALKEEGYRVILVNSNPATIMTDPETADVTYIEPITWQMVERVIALERPDALLPTMGGQTALNCALDLAKHGVLEKYDVEMIGASREAIDKAEDREKFKAAMTKIGLQSARSAIAHSLEEALQVQAMVGFPTIIRPSFTLGGSGGGIAYNREEFVTICERGLEASPTHELLIEESVIGWKEFEMEVVRDRKDNCIIICSIENLDPMGIHTGDSITVAPAQTLTDKEYQIMRDASLAVLREIGVDTGGSNVQFAISPKDGRMLVIEMNPRVSRSSALASKATGFPIAKVAAKLAVGYTLDELRNDITGGATPASFEPTIDYVVTKVPRFAFEKFPQADSRLTTQMKSVGEVMAIGRTFQESFQKALRGLEVGVDGLNQKTTDRETIETELGEPRPERIWYVGDAFENGFTLEEVHQLTHIDPWFLAQIKEIVDIEMDLDDRDMADLSADELRRLKRKGFSDRRLAKLLKTTEAEIRGLRQQLGIRPVFKRVDTCAAEFDTRTAYMYSTYEEECEARPTDARKVIVLGGGPNRIGQGIEFDYCCVHAALSLREDGFETIMVNCNPETVSTDYDTSDRLYFEPLTLEDVLEIVHVEKPHGVIVQYGGQTPLKLARDLERNGVPIIGTTPDMIDCAEDRERFQKLLHELGLKQPPNRTARDPEQALALAQEIGYPLVVRPSYVLGGRAMEIVHQQSDLERYMREAVKVSNDSPVLLDRFLNDAIEVDVDAISDGNRVLIGGIMEHIEQAGVHSGDSACSLPPFSLSPEMQDELRRQTIAMAKGLDVVGLMNVQFAIQDQTVYVLEVNPRASRTVPYVSKATSLPLAKIAARCMVGRTLDAQGVKGEVQPPYYAVKEAVFPFAKFPGVDTILGPEMKSTGEVMGVGETFGEAFVKSQLAAGVRMPRSGRVFLSVRNSDKPKIVDIARSLGELGFTLCATRGTAAYLNERGITTTPVNKVTEGRPHIVDMIKNDEIAMIINTVEDRRTAIQDSYSIRRSALQGRVTYYTTIAGARAACAGMQGMGELKAYSVQGLHARLQ; from the coding sequence ATGCCAAAACGCACAGACATCAAGTCCATCCTGATCATCGGCGCCGGCCCGATCGTCATCGGCCAGGCGTGCGAGTTCGACTATTCCGGAGCCCAGGCCTGCAAGGCACTGAAGGAAGAGGGGTACCGGGTCATTCTGGTCAACTCCAACCCCGCGACGATCATGACGGATCCGGAAACGGCGGACGTCACCTACATCGAGCCGATCACGTGGCAGATGGTGGAAAGGGTGATCGCGCTCGAACGGCCCGATGCGCTGCTGCCGACCATGGGCGGACAGACCGCGCTCAACTGCGCTCTGGACCTGGCCAAGCACGGCGTGCTGGAGAAGTACGACGTGGAGATGATCGGCGCGTCGCGCGAAGCCATCGACAAGGCCGAGGACCGGGAAAAGTTCAAGGCGGCGATGACCAAGATCGGGCTGCAGTCGGCCCGATCGGCGATTGCTCACAGCCTGGAAGAAGCATTGCAGGTGCAGGCGATGGTCGGATTCCCCACGATCATCCGGCCTTCGTTCACGCTGGGCGGTTCGGGGGGCGGCATCGCCTACAACCGCGAAGAGTTCGTCACGATCTGCGAGCGGGGTCTGGAAGCTTCCCCGACGCACGAGCTACTCATCGAGGAGTCGGTGATCGGCTGGAAGGAATTCGAGATGGAGGTGGTGCGGGACCGCAAGGACAACTGCATCATCATCTGTTCCATCGAGAACCTCGACCCGATGGGCATCCATACCGGCGATTCCATCACCGTCGCGCCCGCCCAGACGCTCACGGACAAGGAATACCAGATCATGCGCGACGCCTCGTTGGCGGTTCTGCGCGAGATCGGTGTCGACACCGGTGGTTCGAACGTGCAGTTCGCGATCAGTCCCAAGGATGGCCGCATGCTGGTGATCGAGATGAACCCGCGTGTGTCGCGGTCGTCTGCGCTGGCATCCAAGGCGACGGGATTTCCTATCGCGAAAGTGGCTGCGAAGCTGGCGGTCGGTTACACGCTCGACGAACTGCGCAACGACATCACGGGGGGCGCCACGCCCGCCTCCTTCGAACCGACGATCGACTATGTCGTCACGAAGGTTCCGCGTTTCGCGTTCGAGAAGTTCCCTCAGGCGGACAGCCGCCTCACGACGCAGATGAAATCCGTCGGAGAGGTCATGGCGATCGGCCGCACATTCCAGGAATCCTTCCAGAAGGCCCTGCGCGGGCTGGAAGTGGGCGTCGACGGGCTCAATCAGAAGACGACGGATCGCGAGACGATCGAGACCGAACTGGGGGAGCCTCGTCCTGAGCGCATCTGGTACGTGGGCGACGCGTTCGAGAACGGTTTCACGCTCGAGGAAGTGCATCAGCTCACTCACATCGACCCCTGGTTCCTCGCCCAGATCAAGGAGATCGTCGACATCGAGATGGATCTCGACGACCGCGACATGGCGGATCTCTCCGCGGACGAACTGCGGCGCCTCAAGCGCAAGGGGTTCTCCGATCGGCGTCTCGCCAAATTGCTGAAGACGACGGAAGCCGAGATCCGCGGGCTGCGTCAGCAGCTGGGCATCCGTCCCGTCTTCAAGCGTGTCGACACCTGCGCAGCCGAGTTCGATACCCGCACGGCGTACATGTACTCGACGTACGAGGAGGAATGCGAGGCCCGGCCGACCGATGCCAGGAAAGTGATCGTCCTGGGAGGCGGTCCGAACCGCATCGGACAGGGCATCGAATTCGACTACTGCTGCGTCCACGCGGCGCTGAGCCTGCGGGAAGACGGGTTCGAGACCATCATGGTCAACTGCAATCCCGAGACAGTGTCCACCGACTACGACACCTCGGACCGTCTGTATTTCGAGCCGCTCACGCTGGAAGACGTGCTCGAGATCGTGCACGTGGAGAAGCCCCACGGCGTGATCGTGCAGTACGGCGGTCAGACGCCGCTCAAGCTGGCACGCGATCTGGAGCGCAATGGGGTGCCGATCATCGGCACCACGCCCGACATGATCGATTGCGCCGAGGACCGCGAACGGTTCCAGAAGCTGCTGCACGAGCTTGGCCTCAAGCAGCCTCCGAACCGGACCGCACGCGATCCGGAGCAGGCTCTGGCGCTCGCTCAGGAAATCGGCTATCCGCTGGTCGTCCGGCCGTCCTACGTGCTGGGTGGACGCGCCATGGAGATCGTCCATCAACAGTCCGACCTCGAGCGCTACATGCGCGAGGCCGTGAAGGTGAGCAACGACAGTCCGGTGCTGCTCGACCGCTTCCTCAACGACGCGATCGAGGTGGACGTCGACGCCATCAGCGACGGCAACCGCGTGCTGATCGGCGGAATCATGGAACACATCGAGCAGGCGGGAGTGCACTCCGGCGATTCCGCCTGCTCGCTGCCGCCCTTCAGCCTTTCACCGGAGATGCAGGACGAGCTTCGCCGCCAGACCATCGCGATGGCGAAAGGCCTCGACGTGGTGGGACTCATGAACGTGCAGTTCGCGATCCAGGATCAGACGGTCTATGTCCTGGAAGTCAATCCGCGCGCGTCACGGACCGTTCCCTACGTCTCCAAGGCGACGAGCCTTCCGCTGGCCAAGATCGCAGCGCGCTGCATGGTCGGCCGCACCCTGGACGCCCAAGGCGTGAAGGGCGAGGTGCAGCCGCCCTATTACGCGGTGAAGGAAGCGGTGTTCCCGTTCGCCAAGTTCCCGGGTGTCGACACCATCCTCGGCCCCGAGATGAAGTCCACCGGCGAAGTGATGGGCGTGGGCGAGACCTTCGGCGAGGCGTTCGTGAAGTCGCAGCTCGCCGCCGGCGTGCGCATGCCCCGCTCCGGCCGCGTGTTTCTGAGCGTGCGCAATTCGGACAAACCCAAGATCGTCGACATCGCCCGGTCACTGGGCGAGCTCGGCTTCACCCTGTGTGCGACACGCGGAACGGCCGCCTATCTCAACGAGCGCGGCATCACGACCACCCCGGTGAACAAGGTGACGGAAGGCCGGCCGCATATCGTGGACATGATCAAGAACGACGAGATCGCGATGATCATCAACACGGTGGAGGACAGGCGCACGGCCATCCAGGATTCCTATTCGATCCGCCGGTCGGCCCTCCAGGGCAGGGTCACGTACTACACCACGATCGCCGGTGCGCGTGCTGCCTGCGCCGGCATGCAGGGGATGGGAGAGCTCAAGGCCTACTCGGTCCAGGGTCTCCACGCCCGCCTGCAATGA